In Paraburkholderia terrae, a genomic segment contains:
- a CDS encoding ABC transporter ATP-binding protein: MNGLSIHGLSVQYGKRAVLKSLDAGPLPRGQITALLGPNGSGKSTLLRALAGLTRAHAGQLTLDGAPLELSAASARSHSVVYLPQSLPAGVKLQVLESVLVACCATRGAFRAHGARTDDLANARAVLERLGIDALASRSLDELSGGQRQLVGIAQALVREPQVLLLDEPLSALDLNYQFHVMRVLRDITRERGIVTVVVLHDINTAMRACHQAMLLHVGRIAGVGPSADVVTQASLAEVFGVTARIEPCSRGQHQVLVDGLSVQDGIASR, translated from the coding sequence ATGAACGGCCTGTCGATTCACGGCCTCAGCGTGCAATACGGCAAGCGCGCGGTGCTTAAATCGCTCGATGCGGGCCCGCTGCCGCGTGGCCAGATCACCGCGTTGCTCGGTCCGAACGGCAGCGGCAAGTCGACGCTGCTGCGCGCGCTGGCGGGCCTCACGCGCGCGCATGCCGGTCAACTGACGCTCGACGGCGCGCCGCTCGAACTGTCCGCCGCGAGCGCGCGCTCGCATAGCGTTGTCTACTTGCCGCAATCGTTGCCCGCAGGTGTGAAGTTGCAGGTGCTCGAATCCGTGCTCGTCGCGTGTTGCGCGACGCGCGGCGCATTCCGCGCCCACGGCGCCCGCACCGACGACCTCGCTAATGCGCGGGCCGTGCTTGAACGCCTTGGCATCGATGCGCTCGCATCGCGCTCGCTCGACGAGTTGTCGGGCGGACAACGACAACTCGTCGGCATTGCCCAGGCGCTGGTACGCGAGCCGCAAGTGCTGCTGCTCGACGAGCCGTTGTCCGCACTCGACCTTAACTACCAGTTCCACGTGATGCGCGTGCTGCGCGACATCACGCGGGAACGCGGCATCGTCACTGTCGTCGTTCTGCACGACATCAACACCGCCATGCGCGCCTGCCATCAGGCGATGCTGCTTCACGTAGGCCGCATCGCAGGCGTCGGACCCAGCGCCGATGTCGTCACGCAAGCGAGCCTTGCAGAAGTATTCGGAGTCACCGCGCGAATCGAGCCTTGTTCGCGCGGCCAGCATCAAGTTCTGGTCGACGGTCTGTCGGTTCAGGACGGCATCGCCAGCCGCTAG
- a CDS encoding FecCD family ABC transporter permease codes for MSDSVSLIRSARARQSAADASLQPYLRITRLRVLWLCAVALLIVGSLLLDLRSGPSGLPVSTLLRAVFHHASADAATNVIVWQIRMPYAVMALLVGASLGLSGAEMQTILNNPLASPYTLGVSAAAAFGASLAIVLDITLPGIAQSWLVSANAFLFAFMSAMMLDGVARWRGMSTSGVVLLGIALVFAFHALVSLMQFIASADALQGLVFWTLGSLARADWPKIAVLAVALAVALPLSMRNAWTLTALRLGEDRAASFGIDVRRLRLGTLLRVSVLSALAVSFVGTIGFVGLIAPHIARTLFGEDHRFYLPGSMLIGALMLSLASIASKLIVPGVLIPVGIVTALVGIPLFLGIVVRSQGATQ; via the coding sequence CTCCCTGATTCGCTCCGCGCGCGCCCGGCAAAGCGCCGCGGACGCCAGCCTGCAGCCGTATCTGCGCATCACGCGTCTGCGCGTGCTGTGGCTGTGCGCGGTTGCGTTGCTGATCGTCGGCTCGTTGCTGCTCGATCTGCGGTCGGGCCCGTCCGGTCTGCCCGTTTCGACGCTGCTGCGCGCGGTGTTTCATCACGCATCGGCGGATGCCGCGACGAATGTGATCGTCTGGCAGATCCGCATGCCGTATGCGGTGATGGCGCTGCTGGTGGGCGCGTCGCTCGGACTATCGGGCGCGGAAATGCAGACCATCCTCAACAATCCGCTCGCGAGCCCTTACACGCTCGGCGTGTCGGCGGCGGCGGCGTTCGGCGCGTCGCTCGCAATCGTGCTCGACATCACGCTGCCCGGTATCGCGCAAAGCTGGCTCGTGTCGGCCAACGCATTCCTCTTCGCATTCATGTCGGCGATGATGCTCGACGGCGTCGCGCGCTGGCGAGGCATGTCGACGTCCGGCGTCGTGCTGCTCGGCATCGCGCTCGTGTTCGCGTTCCATGCGCTCGTCTCGCTGATGCAGTTCATCGCTTCCGCCGACGCGCTGCAAGGCCTCGTGTTCTGGACGCTAGGCTCACTTGCGCGTGCCGACTGGCCGAAGATCGCGGTACTCGCCGTCGCGCTCGCAGTCGCTTTGCCGCTCTCGATGCGCAACGCGTGGACGCTCACCGCGCTGCGCCTCGGCGAAGATCGCGCCGCCAGTTTCGGCATCGACGTGCGCCGTCTGCGGCTCGGCACGCTGCTGCGCGTGTCGGTGCTGTCGGCGCTCGCGGTGTCGTTCGTCGGCACGATCGGCTTCGTCGGACTGATCGCGCCGCATATCGCGCGCACGCTGTTCGGCGAGGACCACCGCTTCTATCTGCCCGGCAGCATGCTGATCGGCGCGTTGATGCTGTCGCTCGCGTCGATTGCATCGAAGCTCATCGTGCCGGGCGTGCTGATTCCCGTCGGCATCGTAACGGCGCTGGTCGGCATTCCCCTCTTTCTCGGGATCGTCGTGCGCTCGCAGGGAGCCACGCAATGA